TAGAGTTCGCCGCTACTTACAGTTGGGTCGCATCTCTGCTTGCAACGATGCTTGCAGAACCGCCTCTCTCGGGCGGGACGATGGTCGACGGCCGCACCGTCCTGGGCATAAACCGCGCATAGAACTTGAGCATCGTTGTCACGGTGTGGCCGGCCTGTTCGGCCGTATAGAGCAGGTTGGCCCCCCGGCTCAACATCGTGCTGCAGAACGTGTGACGAAGCTGCTCCGGGGACCGGTAGCGCACGCCCGCGACGTTGACCGTCTTGGACCAGAGTTTGTCGACGCTGTGCTGATCCATCGGCGCCTTACCGCCGAACAGGAAGGCCTCGGGACCGTTGGCCGTGACGATGGCGACCTGAAGGGCGGACAGCACCGAGCGGGCATGGGCCCAGGTGACGCTTGGTTCGCACTCCAGGGTGTCCTCGATGATCGGATGCAGGAAGCTGGAGGTCCTGGCGATCCCGGTCTTGGTGCTTTCACCAAGTCGCTCACGGCTCCATGTCTTGCTGATCTTGGCCGTGCCAGCCGTTAGATCGATATCGGCGACCTGGAGAGCCGCGACTTCACCTCTCCTCATCCCGCTCTGGACCCACAGCCTCAAGAGTAATCCGAAGTCGGCCTGGATGCTGTCGGCCGCCCGGACGATGGCCTCCAGCTCGGCCAGCGTGAAGGGATCGATATTGTCGGCGCTGCGGGCCGGCCGCCACTCGGCCAGGGTCAACGGATTCTCCTGGATGAACCGGCGCCGGAGGGCGAACCTCATGACGAGCCGGAATGAGATCAAGCCGACCCGGAGCGACGAGTCGGACAACGCCTTACCCTTGCGCCTGACCGAACCGTCCATGCTGCGCTTGACGGCGATAAAGTCCTCGACCGCCTCCGGCGTGATAGCCGTGATAGCCACCTTGCCGAAGTGCGGTTCCAGATGGTTCCGGTAGAAGCTCCTGTAGTTCTGCAGGGTCGTCATCTTGACCGCATTCAGTTTCGGATACCGCTCGAACCACTGCTCGGCAACGTCGGCGAACGTCGGGACCTTTACCGCGGGCTCCTGCTTGACCGTCGTCAGATAGTCCTGGCCGAGTACGACCGCCGCCTCCACCTTCCGGGCAGCCTCGTGGGCCTCGACCTCTGACTTGAACGAGATGCTGACGCGCTTACCGTTGCCGTTCCGGGTCCGGAGCCACCAGACGCGGCGCGGGATGCAGGCGCCCACGGGACGACCCTGGAGCCGTCTCTCGGACGGCGCTGCGGCCCCGCAGGGCTCGCCCGGGATGCAGTTGAAGTGCCGGTCACGCTCCACTCGGACGGCCACGGCTACCGGCCCTTCCGCTGGAGGTACTGGGTGGCCAGCTTGCACAGCAGGGCGCTGAAGCCTCCCTCGACCCGTTCCTCCAGTGCGGCCAATTTCAGCCGCTGTAACAGGGCATCAGGAATCACTAGACTGGTCTTCACTCTTCGACCCTCCTTTTGCTTTCGACCCATATCCTCCCTCCATACGTATGAGAGCATGGAAGCATCGCAAGGTCAAGCCGGAGGCAGAAAGTGGCGACGAGGGTCGGAGCGCAGTTCCTCGAGGACCTGGTCGACGGCCCTCGCCTGGCCGGCTCGCCGCGCCATCCAGGCGTCGATGGCCGGCCGGTAGTAGCGGCCGCCGCGGCCCACCGGGACGCACGGCAGGGGATCGACAGGATCTTGCTGCAGCTTCCGGATCACCTTCGGGCTCAGGGAGGTGTAGCGGCTGAGGCCTTGAAGGTCCAGGTATTCAGACCAGGCAGGCAGTTCCGGGGATCCTACCGGATTGGTTTTGCCCCTCACATTTCAGTCTAGATTCGTCTGATGGGGATCCGCAAGCATCGCCGCTGCCACCGTGGCAGAGCCCGGTGGGCACCGTCTCAGATGAGGGCTGCGCGACCGCCGCCACGCAACCGTCACGCGCGGCTTCGTCCCCACGGATACGCCGAACATCTTGAGGTATGTAACGGTTGCGGCCGTTCCATCTGCATAACTGATCGAAGTATCAGGGAGATTACAGCACCGATAGGGTCCGGGCCTTTAGGACTCGAACTGTTTCAGATGAGACATTAATCGTAACGCTGATGTAACGCGCGGTGTAACGCAGCTGTAACAGACGTGTGACGGCCCCGTGCACATCAGAAGCTCCAGAAGGAGCTTACCGAAGGCCCCTGGAAGTCCCGACTAGCCGGCGCTCGGCAGCTTCCCAGCGGCTCTCGTTACCACGATGGCCACGGCGCGCCACGGCTGGCGAGCTTGATCTAGTCCCTCACGCGCCTCCTCGCTGACCAACGGTCGTATCCAGGAAGGACCCTCTGCGACCCATCCCTTGCCGGCTCGTAGGTGCCAAGATTTTGGTCAGACGGAGCGAGTTCGACCTCTGGAGGGATAGCCATAGGCCGGGTCCGGGCGTCGATGCCGTGTTGGCCGAGATCCGGAGAGCGCGCGACGGCGTAACCGATAGTCCAGGAAGCATCGGTAAACTTTTTTGAAACCGGAGACTGGCATTCTGAATCTGAAGGCAAGATGGACACGTGGACAAGAAGACGGCCAGAAGAGTTTCGGGAAGAAGAGGTACTGGCGCGGCCTCTCCAGTCGCAAGCACTGCGTCAGGTACAAGCCGACGCCCCAATAGTTAGCGTCAGGATGGACAGCTGCGAGCTGGACGC
The DNA window shown above is from Candidatus Methylomirabilota bacterium and carries:
- a CDS encoding tyrosine-type recombinase/integrase; the protein is MGACIPRRVWWLRTRNGNGKRVSISFKSEVEAHEAARKVEAAVVLGQDYLTTVKQEPAVKVPTFADVAEQWFERYPKLNAVKMTTLQNYRSFYRNHLEPHFGKVAITAITPEAVEDFIAVKRSMDGSVRRKGKALSDSSLRVGLISFRLVMRFALRRRFIQENPLTLAEWRPARSADNIDPFTLAELEAIVRAADSIQADFGLLLRLWVQSGMRRGEVAALQVADIDLTAGTAKISKTWSRERLGESTKTGIARTSSFLHPIIEDTLECEPSVTWAHARSVLSALQVAIVTANGPEAFLFGGKAPMDQHSVDKLWSKTVNVAGVRYRSPEQLRHTFCSTMLSRGANLLYTAEQAGHTVTTMLKFYARFMPRTVRPSTIVPPERGGSASIVASRDATQL